CCTCTGCCAGCGGGAACGCTCCCACCATGTGCCCCAGGTTCACCAGGCAATCGGTCTCGATATCGAATACGAGGTCGCGGATTCGGGAGTGCAAGCCGTCGGCTCCGACGAGGAGGTCGGCTCGCATGGAGGAGCCGTCGCTCAGCGCGATGTGGATCTCGTCGGCATTCTGGGTGATGGCCTGCACGGTGGTGCCGAAACGGATTGTGACGGCATCGGCCACCGCCGCGTACAACACCGACTCCAAATCACCACGAAAGATAGTCAGCGCCCGATCGCCGACAGCGGCTTGCGCGACGGCAGCAGGCACCGTGAACTTCTCCCGGCCATCGGCATGGACCACGACCGAGGTGAAGAAGCCGATATCGCGCGGAGCCAGCGCCGACAGCAGCCCTAGCCGCTCCGCGGCGTCGTATCCCGGCCCGTGCAGGTTCACCAGGTAGCCACTGCTACGACGAGCCTGGGCACGTTCGACTATGAGCACGTCCCAGCCCTCCTTGTGAAGCCGCAGCGCGGCAGCTAGGCCAGCGATACCGGCGCCCACGACAACCACCCGCTTGACCTGCGCCTCGCCGGGGCGCTGCACCGCATCCTCGATACCTGTCACTGCCACTCCTCAATCCGTTCAGTATCAGCGGAAGCTCACCTGACCATCAGCCGCCGCTTGCGTCAACTATTAGTTGACGATCCGCCATTCGTCAACCTATCGTTGACGAATGGGACTTCGGCATTGGTGCGACCAGAGACTTCTCCACTCGACATGCACGGCCTGGCCGCCGCGGCCGGAGTCGTCACTGCCCATGGCGGGCCGCCCTGCCACGCGACGTGGTCACGTCGAGGCGATCAGGTTCGCCGCGTGTCGTGATCGGGCGCCGGTCTCGCCGGTGCTCGCCGTCAACGGCGAAAACGACCAGTTCATCCCGCTCGCCGACACCGCCGTGTTCGCCGACCTACCCGGCTGCGAAGCATGGGTGGTCCGCGACGCCACCCACTGCGCCGCCGAAAAGATCAACACCGTCATGCCGGCAGCGTTGATGTGGATGATCGCACGACTCACCGGCCGCACCTCCGACCGACTGAAAGCGGCCGCACTC
The DNA window shown above is from Nocardia sp. NBC_01730 and carries:
- a CDS encoding FAD-dependent oxidoreductase, with protein sequence MTGIEDAVQRPGEAQVKRVVVVGAGIAGLAAALRLHKEGWDVLIVERAQARRSSGYLVNLHGPGYDAAERLGLLSALAPRDIGFFTSVVVHADGREKFTVPAAVAQAAVGDRALTIFRGDLESVLYAAVADAVTIRFGTTVQAITQNADEIHIALSDGSSMRADLLVGADGLHSRIRDLVFDIETDCLVNLGHMVGAFPLAEVPEQVPEGVGTTFIGPGRTAAVMNLGPGRSSAFFAYRSPDPEAESTLGPVPALTAAFGDLGRGVSDALRQLGADSASAYFDSVSQVVMDRWSHGRVVLLGDAAWCVTVFAGYGAALALDGADRLGAAVAAHTDDIPAALVEWEASLRPEVRKRQALARKGMSRFAPPTRAHVWAGELMLRAIQLPGIRGLVQRAVQRANN